One genomic window of Quercus robur chromosome 6, dhQueRobu3.1, whole genome shotgun sequence includes the following:
- the LOC126732882 gene encoding LOB domain-containing protein 37-like — protein MSCNGCRVLRKGCSESCILRPCLQWIDTPEAQGHATVFVAKFFGRAGLMSFISNVSESQRPALFQSLLFEACGRTVNPVNGAVGLLWNGNWHVCQAAVETVLRGGTLRPMPELLTSGAPIPSSDEVSEAEVTCTNMWNLGDPSPNSRPKVSPKRRRSGEPNKPYQTDLDLRLTPAKVSVYKPEIRRPGSPSMNSEESVTTFESTFADQYGERKLLNLFN, from the exons atgaGTTGCAACGGTTGCCGAGTTCTGCGAAAGGGTTGCAGCGAATCGTGTATTCTAAGGCCTTGCTTGCAGTGGATCGATACCCCCGAAGCCCAAGGCCACGCCACTGTCTTTGTCGCCAAGTTCTTTGGTCGTGCTGGCCTTATGTCTTTCATTTCCAACGTATCTGAATCTCAAAGACCTG CTTTGTTTCAGTCTTTGTTGTTTGAGGCTTGTGGAAGGACCGTGAACCCAGTAAACGGCGCCGTTGGACTTTTATGGAATGGTAACTGGCACGTGTGCCAGGCAGCGGTTGAGACTGTCCTACGCGGCGGTACTTTGCGTCCGATGCCGGAGCTTCTCACATCCGGTGCACCGATTCCATCCTCCGACGAGGTCTCCGAGGCCGAAGTGACCTGTACCAACATGTGGAATCTCGGGGATCCGAGTCCGAATTCCCGACCCAAGGTCTCGCCAAAACGCCGGCGATCCGGCGAGCCGAACAAACCGTACCAGACCGATCTCGATCTCCGCCTGACTCCGGCGAAAGTATCGGTGTACAAGCCGGAGATCCGGCGTCCGGGATCTCCGTCGATGAATTCCGAGGAATCGGTGACGACCTTCGAGAGTACTTTTGCAGATCAGTATGGAGAGAGAAAGCTTCTCAACTTGTTCAATTGA